The following are from one region of the Hymenobacter radiodurans genome:
- a CDS encoding DUF6089 family protein, with protein MPIGYPALSKSDITNPGLIMKHFFTHTLAVLLVLALVANEASAQQFNRRKQYNSVGVSLNAMNYFGDIVPKASVPSFRFAATRPNIGLTFTRRFAPRISGRAGLSYGRITGDDTKAANQNDSDAKYRYNRNFAFRNDIVELSAIGVFDLIENRNTYVKRPDFVPYVFAGVAAFYHNPKGLVKDNATTLNPGDYVELQPLNTEGQTEGYSKTQISIPFGGGVRYKINKDFDIGLEIGWRKTFTDYIDDVSGNFAQDADLRSAAAQYFGRDITLSRTGEFAGFDDPGNMRGKSNEDDWYIVTGITLNYILQPRVKSPKFR; from the coding sequence ATGCCTATTGGCTACCCTGCTCTCTCAAAATCTGATATTACTAACCCTGGTTTGATTATGAAGCATTTCTTTACCCACACCTTAGCTGTGTTGCTCGTGCTTGCACTAGTAGCCAACGAGGCAAGCGCTCAGCAGTTTAACAGACGGAAGCAGTACAATTCCGTAGGGGTAAGCCTGAACGCTATGAACTATTTCGGTGATATTGTACCGAAGGCTAGCGTTCCCAGCTTCCGTTTTGCTGCTACACGGCCTAACATAGGTTTGACTTTCACACGCCGTTTTGCCCCCCGGATATCTGGTCGTGCTGGTCTATCTTATGGCCGTATCACTGGCGACGACACGAAAGCTGCAAACCAGAACGATTCGGATGCTAAGTATCGCTACAACCGTAACTTCGCCTTCCGCAACGACATAGTTGAATTATCAGCAATTGGTGTTTTCGACTTGATCGAGAACCGCAATACGTACGTAAAGCGTCCTGATTTTGTGCCCTATGTATTTGCAGGTGTTGCTGCCTTCTACCATAACCCCAAAGGTTTAGTGAAGGATAACGCAACGACTTTGAATCCTGGTGATTATGTAGAGCTTCAGCCCCTGAATACTGAAGGCCAGACAGAAGGATACAGCAAAACTCAGATATCTATTCCATTTGGTGGCGGCGTTCGCTACAAAATCAATAAGGACTTTGACATCGGCTTGGAAATAGGCTGGCGCAAGACATTCACTGACTACATTGATGATGTAAGCGGTAACTTTGCTCAGGATGCTGATCTTCGTAGCGCTGCTGCTCAGTATTTCGGTCGCGACATTACACTTAGCCGTACTGGCGAGTTTGCTGGCTTTGATGATCCAGGAAATATGCGTGGTAAAAGCAATGAAGATGACTGGTACATCGTTACTGGTATCACGCTTAACTATATTCTTCAGCCACGCGTGAAGAGCCCTAAATTCCGATAG
- a CDS encoding anthranilate synthase component II has translation MRLLLLDNFDSFTYNLLDYLQQLQVQVQVVRNDVPLAAIRELEFDAIVLSPGPGTPDRAGVMLELIQAYHQRIPMLGVCLGHQALGEFFGAKLQRAVRPMHGKVSEIKFAPQEMLFHNLPPKLIVTRYHSLVISDLPETLVPLAHTTDEHQEIMALRHHSLPLYGVQFHPEALLTSHGLALLGNWVKCCIIAMDARSAPAVPASAR, from the coding sequence GTGCGGCTTCTTCTGCTCGACAACTTCGATTCCTTCACTTACAACCTGCTAGACTACTTGCAGCAGTTGCAGGTGCAGGTGCAAGTCGTGCGCAACGATGTGCCTTTGGCAGCTATCAGGGAGCTGGAGTTCGATGCAATCGTATTGTCGCCGGGACCAGGTACACCGGACAGAGCAGGCGTAATGCTCGAACTAATTCAAGCGTATCATCAGCGGATACCGATGCTGGGCGTGTGCCTAGGGCACCAAGCATTAGGCGAATTTTTTGGGGCAAAACTGCAACGTGCTGTGCGCCCCATGCACGGCAAAGTTTCGGAAATTAAATTTGCCCCCCAGGAGATGTTATTTCATAATTTGCCCCCCAAGCTTATTGTTACGCGCTATCACTCCTTAGTAATCAGTGACTTGCCTGAAACACTAGTGCCGTTGGCTCACACTACGGATGAACATCAAGAAATAATGGCCTTACGTCACCACTCCTTGCCGCTTTACGGCGTACAGTTCCATCCCGAAGCATTACTGACGAGTCACGGCTTAGCCTTGCTCGGCAATTGGGTCAAGTGTTGTATCATTGCAATGGACGCTCGGTCGGCACCCGCCGTACCCGCGTCAGCCCGCTGA
- a CDS encoding CBS domain-containing protein codes for MHSMLAEELLNHMIPALQVTDSTGKAAKWLEEFHVGQLPVVDNRQYRGLITESDLLDYDQTEELLSHLTLGYADVHVQHDQHFYSIMEIAIQNKIQLVPVLDEQREYMGVVTVGDTLAALGQMPIAVGQGGILVLSMDERDYSLTQISRYVEENNAKILSAHVAQDESDPYKIRLTLKLNTPSLTRIVATLERFGYVITAQFSGATDVGEDEQDRFDALLKYLSL; via the coding sequence ATGCATTCTATGCTTGCCGAAGAATTGCTCAACCATATGATTCCGGCACTACAAGTGACGGACTCGACCGGGAAGGCTGCCAAATGGCTGGAGGAGTTTCACGTGGGGCAACTGCCCGTCGTCGATAACCGCCAGTACCGCGGTCTTATTACCGAATCTGATCTGCTGGACTATGACCAGACGGAGGAGTTGCTCAGCCACCTGACGCTGGGCTACGCTGATGTGCATGTGCAGCACGATCAACATTTCTATAGCATCATGGAAATAGCTATCCAGAATAAAATTCAGTTGGTACCCGTCCTCGACGAGCAGCGCGAATACATGGGTGTAGTGACGGTAGGTGATACGCTGGCCGCGCTCGGCCAAATGCCCATCGCCGTAGGGCAGGGGGGCATTTTGGTGCTCTCCATGGATGAGCGCGATTATTCTCTTACCCAAATAAGCCGGTACGTAGAAGAGAATAACGCTAAAATTTTAAGCGCCCACGTTGCGCAGGATGAAAGCGACCCATATAAAATCCGGCTGACGCTGAAGCTCAACACGCCTTCGCTTACTCGCATCGTAGCTACGCTAGAACGGTTTGGCTACGTTATCACCGCTCAGTTTAGTGGTGCTACTGATGTAGGCGAAGACGAGCAGGACCGCTTTGATGCCCTCCTGAAGTATTTGAGCCTTTAA
- a CDS encoding CvpA family protein: protein MSGFDLFLLLVVGVGAVKGFRRGLLLEVASLLAFVLGVVGGLSLLNDAIPLVRHYVGEAFGLLPIVSFLLVCVLIAWGVHLLGSFVKSAVHLTPLGLLDNLLGGAAGALKWILGLSLLLHGLGLAGVNLLSPTLTGDSQMLPVVRQATPVALEVVGFVMPFASTLLTRLRGVF, encoded by the coding sequence ATGTCTGGTTTCGACCTCTTTTTGCTGTTGGTGGTGGGCGTGGGCGCAGTGAAGGGATTTCGGCGGGGCTTATTGTTGGAAGTCGCGTCGCTGTTGGCCTTTGTGCTGGGAGTAGTAGGCGGGCTCAGCCTGCTCAACGATGCTATTCCGCTGGTTCGGCATTATGTGGGCGAAGCCTTTGGGCTACTCCCCATCGTGTCATTCTTGCTGGTGTGCGTGCTCATTGCTTGGGGAGTTCATCTGTTAGGCAGTTTTGTAAAGAGCGCCGTGCATCTGACCCCGCTCGGCTTGCTCGACAACTTATTGGGCGGTGCTGCTGGGGCGTTGAAATGGATATTGGGCTTAAGCTTGCTCCTGCACGGATTGGGCTTAGCTGGGGTAAATCTGCTCTCGCCCACCCTAACTGGCGACTCGCAAATGCTCCCCGTTGTGCGACAGGCCACCCCGGTAGCCTTGGAGGTGGTGGGTTTTGTAATGCCTTTCGCTAGTACTCTTCTGACCCGCCTGCGGGGGGTATTTTAG
- a CDS encoding isoprenyl transferase, whose product MASRSEIDSQNLPAHVAVIMDGNGRWAKQKGGLRIFGHQSAITAVRDTVEAAAELGISYLTLYAFSTENWARPAYEVTALMQLLVHTIRQETPTLLKNGIRLESIGQIDSLPASCQRELAEAKELTRAGTRMTLVLALSYSGRWDLTQAMRRISEEVDAGRLAPAAVNEATVAQYLATGGIPDPELLIRTSGEQRISNFLLWQLAYTELYITDLLWPDFRREHFYDAIQSYQRRERRFGKTSEQLTVS is encoded by the coding sequence ATGGCCTCTCGGTCCGAAATTGACTCTCAGAATTTACCTGCCCACGTAGCCGTTATTATGGATGGCAATGGGCGTTGGGCTAAGCAAAAAGGTGGCCTTCGGATTTTTGGCCACCAAAGCGCTATTACCGCTGTGCGGGACACCGTAGAAGCGGCTGCCGAGCTAGGCATTTCGTATCTAACGCTCTACGCCTTTTCGACCGAAAATTGGGCCAGGCCAGCTTATGAGGTGACCGCCTTGATGCAGCTTTTGGTGCATACTATTCGCCAGGAAACTCCCACCCTACTCAAAAACGGTATTCGGTTGGAGTCTATTGGGCAGATCGATAGTTTGCCAGCATCCTGTCAGCGTGAACTAGCCGAAGCTAAAGAGTTGACCCGAGCTGGTACTCGCATGACGCTGGTACTAGCGTTAAGTTATAGTGGCCGTTGGGATCTGACTCAGGCCATGCGACGCATTAGCGAGGAAGTAGACGCTGGCCGACTAGCGCCCGCGGCCGTGAATGAGGCAACTGTAGCCCAATACCTTGCTACGGGGGGCATTCCTGACCCCGAGTTGCTCATTCGGACAAGTGGTGAGCAGCGTATCAGTAATTTTTTGCTTTGGCAACTAGCTTATACTGAACTTTATATCACTGATTTGTTGTGGCCTGACTTTCGGCGTGAGCACTTCTACGATGCCATTCAGTCCTATCAGCGCCGTGAGCGCCGGTTTGGCAAAACCAGTGAGCAACTAACCGTTTCGTAA
- a CDS encoding BamA/TamA family outer membrane protein, producing MSLLACLLSLLLGSSILPPGPFPDSVKRAPADSLLQAQCPQYAVVRVGTILFAGNEVTKEVVLRAELDFQEGDTLTAATLAARLESNRLRLFNLRLFHSVIQQTVCRNGEITVLFAVQERWYTFPIPTLSFAERNFNAWLDRPDRWRRVNYGLYIVRKNFRGRNEEVRANVQLGFNRRYELFYEAPGYGPRRRIGFGAGISYARSRALDYATLRDRLVTFRPEDGFPLMRQYGSLGLRWRQSVQRFSAFDVAYYKEQVSDSVIELNPVYFLSGSQREYLEFKLTSTLNQRNTFAYPLTGRFAQVSLSHRIFLTSNNPDITTLIGRYAQYFALGGNFYYNFSLQGQLRLAQRLGYADNRALGYDAHVRGYDAYVVDGRHYGLARQSVSYRLFDAGKIKLQGISNSKINTLPLVIYLNTFTDAGYVLARTTIPENRLPNQLLGAAGVGLHFVTYYDRVLTVEYTRNGRGEGGFFFRTDFPI from the coding sequence TTGAGTCTGCTCGCTTGTTTGCTTTCCTTACTGCTGGGTAGCAGTATTTTGCCCCCCGGCCCGTTTCCTGACTCTGTAAAACGCGCTCCAGCTGATAGCTTGCTGCAGGCGCAATGCCCGCAGTATGCTGTTGTGCGTGTAGGCACCATTTTATTTGCAGGTAATGAAGTAACCAAGGAAGTAGTGCTACGCGCTGAGTTGGATTTCCAAGAAGGTGACACACTGACCGCTGCTACGTTGGCTGCTCGTTTGGAAAGTAACCGCCTGCGGCTATTCAACCTGCGGCTGTTTCATAGCGTCATTCAGCAGACGGTTTGCCGAAATGGCGAAATCACAGTACTGTTTGCAGTGCAGGAGCGGTGGTACACCTTTCCTATTCCCACACTTTCGTTTGCTGAGCGCAATTTCAACGCCTGGCTGGACCGCCCCGATCGATGGCGTCGGGTTAATTATGGGCTATACATTGTGCGCAAGAACTTTCGGGGCCGCAATGAGGAAGTACGCGCTAATGTGCAGTTGGGCTTCAACCGCCGTTATGAGTTGTTTTATGAAGCACCTGGCTATGGTCCGCGCCGACGTATTGGTTTTGGGGCAGGCATTTCCTACGCCCGCAGCCGTGCCCTCGACTATGCCACTCTTCGCGACCGGCTCGTGACATTTCGCCCCGAAGATGGGTTTCCGCTTATGCGCCAGTACGGTTCACTAGGGCTGCGCTGGCGCCAATCAGTTCAGCGCTTCTCTGCCTTCGATGTAGCATATTATAAAGAGCAGGTTTCTGATTCTGTCATTGAGCTGAATCCTGTCTATTTTCTCAGCGGTTCTCAGCGTGAGTATTTAGAGTTTAAGCTCACCAGTACCCTAAATCAGCGCAACACCTTCGCCTACCCGCTTACTGGCCGATTTGCTCAGGTGTCATTATCGCATCGCATTTTTCTGACATCAAATAATCCTGATATTACTACCCTCATAGGCCGTTATGCTCAATATTTCGCTCTGGGGGGCAATTTTTACTATAACTTCAGTTTGCAGGGCCAGCTACGACTTGCTCAACGGCTAGGCTATGCCGACAACCGAGCGCTTGGCTACGACGCTCATGTGCGTGGGTATGATGCTTATGTTGTAGACGGCCGCCATTACGGATTAGCGCGACAAAGTGTGTCTTACCGACTTTTCGATGCTGGTAAAATCAAGTTGCAGGGTATATCTAATTCCAAGATAAACACCTTACCCTTGGTTATTTATTTGAATACCTTTACCGATGCTGGGTACGTGCTAGCTCGTACAACCATTCCTGAAAACAGGTTGCCTAACCAATTATTAGGGGCTGCTGGGGTAGGTTTGCATTTTGTCACCTACTACGATCGGGTACTAACGGTAGAATACACCCGTAATGGCCGAGGCGAAGGCGGGTTCTTCTTTCGTACCGATTTTCCTATCTAA
- a CDS encoding GatB/YqeY domain-containing protein — MALKETIDAAIKQAMLAKDKVRLTALRSIKAQILLAETAEGAHGAALTPEAEIKLLTKQAKQRREAAETYQKQFRSDLEEIELAELAIIEEYLPQQLSEADLVERLVDIIQRVGATGPSDLGKVMGVAARELGGQADGRMISQVVGHLLNNTNV, encoded by the coding sequence ATGGCCCTGAAAGAAACTATCGACGCCGCTATTAAGCAGGCAATGCTTGCCAAAGATAAAGTACGCCTCACGGCTCTGCGTAGCATCAAGGCCCAGATCCTGCTGGCCGAAACAGCTGAAGGTGCCCACGGCGCAGCCCTCACGCCTGAGGCCGAAATCAAGCTGCTCACCAAGCAGGCCAAGCAGCGCCGCGAAGCCGCCGAAACCTACCAGAAGCAGTTCCGCTCCGACCTTGAAGAGATTGAGTTAGCGGAGTTGGCCATCATCGAAGAATATTTACCTCAGCAACTCTCCGAAGCCGATTTGGTTGAGCGTCTCGTTGATATTATCCAGCGCGTGGGCGCCACTGGTCCTTCAGACCTAGGCAAAGTAATGGGGGTAGCAGCTCGCGAGTTAGGTGGCCAAGCAGACGGACGCATGATTTCGCAAGTTGTAGGTCACTTACTGAACAATACTAACGTGTAA
- a CDS encoding NAD kinase has protein sequence MKIAIIGKPLDDSTLPFVQALLDDLVSRQTDILIAESFHSSLSSRLRLPEKITVFQRGDSLRGVQFILSIGGDGTLLDTVTYVGSLQIPILGINTGRLGFLATITPERIAQAIDALYKGHFVIEERSLIRVETDPEVFGKINFGLNEFSILKRDTSSMIVVHTYIDGEYLNSYWADGLIVATPTGSTGYSLSCGGPVMLPQTNNFIIAPVCPHNLNVRPLIVSDRSVISFEIEGRSNNFLLSLDSRSVPVEANVQIAVRRENFGARLVKLNHVNFLTTLRSKLNWGLDRRNPAGTPV, from the coding sequence ATGAAAATCGCCATAATTGGTAAGCCCCTCGACGACTCTACCTTGCCTTTCGTTCAGGCTTTGCTAGATGATCTGGTATCTCGTCAGACTGATATTCTTATTGCTGAGTCGTTTCACTCTTCTCTCTCATCTCGGCTTCGCTTGCCCGAAAAAATTACGGTTTTTCAGCGTGGTGATTCTCTGCGAGGCGTACAATTTATCCTCAGTATCGGTGGCGACGGTACTCTATTGGATACAGTAACCTATGTTGGAAGCCTGCAGATTCCGATTTTAGGTATTAATACTGGTCGGCTCGGTTTCTTAGCTACCATCACCCCAGAGCGCATCGCGCAGGCAATTGACGCCTTATATAAGGGGCATTTCGTAATTGAGGAACGAAGTTTGATTCGCGTAGAAACGGATCCGGAGGTTTTCGGGAAGATTAATTTTGGTCTTAACGAATTCTCCATTCTCAAGCGTGATACATCGTCTATGATTGTGGTGCATACCTACATAGATGGTGAGTATTTGAATTCCTATTGGGCAGATGGCCTGATTGTAGCTACTCCAACGGGCTCTACCGGATATTCTTTGAGCTGTGGAGGGCCCGTAATGTTGCCGCAAACCAACAATTTCATTATTGCACCCGTATGTCCGCACAATCTTAATGTGCGTCCTCTTATCGTGTCAGATCGTAGCGTGATTTCCTTTGAAATAGAAGGTAGAAGCAATAATTTCCTGCTGTCGCTTGATTCCCGTTCGGTTCCCGTGGAGGCTAATGTGCAGATTGCTGTACGCCGTGAAAACTTTGGGGCACGACTCGTAAAATTGAATCACGTTAATTTTCTGACCACCTTGCGCAGTAAGCTGAATTGGGGTCTGGATCGGCGAAACCCTGCTGGAACACCTGTATAA
- the bamA gene encoding outer membrane protein assembly factor BamA → MIASLNKFITRLALVVSLGIVGIGQLQAQTPAAPAEPQRYELGGITISGARYLDANTLIGITGLRVGDPVTIPGEEIGKAIRRLWEQGILGDVSVSVTRIDGQRVFLDFFLSERPRLSKFDFVGISKGQGDELRDKIKLIRGKVVTDALLNNTRTQVRKFYTNKGFLDAKVSITQVPDSSLSNSVVLKIKVDKGDKIRIRDIAFEGNEAFTDGKLQKKLKKTKAKKSYKLLTAGKFQRAEYEEDKLNLLEFYNAEGYRDAVIVSDTLIRQEDGLALRITVDEGPKYYFRNITWNGNYLYDDKTLASVLGIKKGSVYNKEELEKRISYNPTGQDVQSLYMNDGYLFFNIDAVETKIEGDSIDLEMRISEGVQARIKEVNIAGNTKTSDHVLRRELRTLPGDKFNRELLIRSQREISTLGYFDPEKVGINPVPNPAEGTVDINYTVVEKPSDQITLSGGWGGYAGFIGTVGLVFNNFSLRKAGDFRNWKPVPAGDGQRLALNVQANGLQYQAYSFSFTEPWLGGRKRNSLTFSLNKSIQRLGQALDASTDRFIKVNSASIGLGRQLRFPDDYFTLSNSLSISQYKLNQYPAFGTEFFRNGTGNANNITLNTTLSRNSIDNPTYTRRGSSLSLSLNLTPPYSVFNGAHPSVNEWVEFHKWMFDASWFTPIVGKLVLNSRAHFGYIGSYGSDRQIGPFERFKLGGSGLGYGGSSNFLIGTEYIGLRGYGDPGDANSIPTARQASSGGVAYNKYVMELRYPVSLNPAATVYVLSFAEAGNAFDQYTDYNPYKLYRSVGVGARIFMSAFGLLGFDYGLPLDTVPGQTKKEGIFHFIIGQQIR, encoded by the coding sequence ATGATTGCTTCTCTTAATAAATTTATCACGCGACTAGCCCTCGTAGTGTCGCTTGGCATAGTTGGCATCGGACAGTTGCAGGCCCAAACTCCTGCAGCGCCTGCCGAGCCTCAGCGCTACGAGCTAGGGGGTATTACCATTAGTGGGGCGCGGTATCTGGATGCAAATACGCTTATCGGCATCACAGGTCTGCGAGTTGGCGACCCAGTAACTATCCCGGGAGAGGAGATTGGCAAAGCTATTCGCCGCTTGTGGGAACAGGGTATTCTCGGTGATGTGAGTGTATCCGTTACTCGCATAGATGGGCAACGCGTTTTCCTCGATTTCTTCCTTAGTGAGCGTCCTCGCCTATCTAAATTCGACTTTGTAGGCATTAGTAAAGGACAAGGTGATGAACTGCGCGATAAGATCAAGCTTATCCGGGGTAAAGTGGTTACGGATGCTTTATTAAATAACACCCGCACTCAGGTACGCAAATTCTATACAAACAAAGGATTCCTTGATGCTAAGGTTAGCATTACGCAAGTACCTGACTCAAGTCTTTCTAATAGTGTCGTACTCAAAATCAAAGTAGATAAAGGGGATAAAATTCGTATTCGTGATATTGCTTTTGAAGGTAACGAAGCATTCACTGATGGGAAGCTGCAGAAGAAGCTTAAGAAGACAAAAGCTAAAAAGTCGTATAAACTGCTGACAGCAGGTAAGTTTCAACGGGCTGAATACGAAGAGGATAAGCTAAATCTGCTGGAGTTTTATAATGCTGAAGGCTACCGAGACGCTGTTATCGTTTCTGATACGTTGATTCGTCAGGAGGACGGGCTGGCCTTACGAATTACAGTAGATGAAGGCCCCAAGTATTACTTCCGCAACATTACTTGGAACGGCAACTATCTATACGATGATAAGACACTGGCGTCGGTTCTAGGCATCAAGAAGGGAAGCGTTTACAACAAAGAAGAGCTCGAGAAGCGTATTAGCTACAACCCTACGGGGCAGGACGTGCAGTCGCTCTACATGAATGATGGCTACCTGTTCTTCAATATTGATGCGGTAGAAACCAAGATTGAGGGTGACTCTATTGACCTAGAGATGCGGATTAGCGAAGGTGTTCAGGCCCGTATCAAGGAGGTGAACATAGCAGGTAATACCAAAACGAGCGACCATGTGCTACGCCGTGAGCTACGGACGCTACCGGGGGACAAATTTAACCGGGAACTGTTAATTCGCTCGCAGCGGGAGATATCGACGCTTGGTTACTTTGACCCAGAGAAAGTTGGTATTAATCCCGTACCTAACCCAGCAGAGGGCACAGTAGACATTAACTACACAGTAGTTGAGAAACCTTCTGACCAGATCACGCTTTCAGGCGGCTGGGGTGGTTATGCAGGTTTTATTGGTACAGTAGGTCTGGTTTTTAACAACTTCTCACTGCGTAAGGCTGGTGACTTCCGCAACTGGAAGCCAGTGCCTGCTGGTGACGGGCAACGGTTAGCTTTGAACGTGCAGGCCAATGGTTTACAATATCAAGCCTATTCCTTCTCTTTCACTGAACCTTGGCTAGGGGGTCGTAAGCGTAATTCGCTCACCTTTAGCCTGAATAAAAGCATTCAGCGTTTAGGGCAAGCGCTAGATGCCAGCACTGACCGATTCATCAAGGTAAACAGCGCTTCTATTGGCTTAGGTCGGCAATTGCGCTTCCCTGACGACTACTTTACTCTTAGCAATTCGCTTTCCATTAGCCAGTATAAGTTGAATCAGTATCCGGCTTTCGGTACGGAGTTCTTCCGGAACGGTACTGGTAATGCGAATAATATCACACTAAATACGACCCTATCACGCAATAGCATTGATAATCCAACATATACGCGTCGTGGTTCGTCGCTGTCACTAAGCTTGAACCTGACGCCTCCTTATTCAGTATTCAATGGCGCTCATCCTTCCGTTAATGAATGGGTTGAGTTTCACAAGTGGATGTTCGACGCTTCGTGGTTTACCCCAATCGTTGGAAAGCTGGTACTTAATTCACGGGCTCACTTTGGCTACATCGGCTCGTATGGCTCTGATCGGCAGATTGGACCTTTCGAGCGCTTCAAATTGGGTGGCTCAGGCTTAGGTTACGGTGGCTCCTCTAACTTCCTCATCGGTACAGAATATATCGGTCTGCGTGGGTATGGTGACCCAGGAGATGCCAACTCCATTCCAACGGCTCGACAAGCTTCGAGTGGAGGTGTAGCCTACAATAAATACGTAATGGAGCTACGTTATCCAGTGTCGCTTAATCCGGCAGCAACGGTGTATGTGTTGAGCTTTGCAGAAGCCGGTAATGCTTTTGATCAGTATACCGATTACAATCCTTATAAGCTGTACCGTTCGGTAGGGGTGGGTGCCCGCATATTTATGTCGGCATTCGGTTTGCTCGGGTTCGACTATGGCTTACCACTTGACACAGTGCCTGGCCAGACTAAAAAGGAGGGTATTTTCCACTTTATTATTGGCCAGCAGATTCGCTAA
- the porG gene encoding type IX secretion system protein PorG — protein sequence MLQSFLRITLLTCLVLVGSVFFIASANAQNTSELGIGIGGLNYKGELSPNYQFENNRPVLTIFYRKDISVPITLRGAFTGGMLQANDENVKGVNDATAPLNSYRQATMKGGLAEVSCVVEYNFFNYHNRKDKIHFTPYVFIGVAGFYANTKTTFEGQGFNIPSTSGGMLGVAIPVGAGIKYALSPRWNLGLEAGARKTFSDKLDHLGDQNEFIANPHTKDWYFYNGVSISYTFYKIYCPE from the coding sequence ATGCTGCAATCGTTTCTCCGCATAACACTCCTTACTTGCCTTGTGCTAGTAGGGAGTGTTTTTTTTATTGCTTCTGCTAACGCCCAAAATACCAGTGAGTTGGGTATTGGCATTGGGGGGCTAAATTATAAAGGTGAACTCTCACCGAATTATCAGTTCGAGAATAACAGACCAGTTCTGACTATTTTCTATCGAAAGGATATTTCAGTACCAATTACGCTTCGGGGGGCTTTTACGGGCGGAATGCTACAGGCCAATGACGAAAATGTTAAAGGTGTAAATGATGCGACGGCACCCTTAAATAGCTATCGGCAAGCTACTATGAAGGGTGGCTTGGCTGAAGTGTCGTGCGTAGTGGAATACAACTTCTTTAATTACCATAATCGCAAGGACAAAATTCACTTCACGCCTTATGTATTTATTGGAGTTGCTGGATTTTACGCCAACACCAAAACGACATTTGAGGGCCAGGGATTTAATATTCCTAGCACTAGCGGAGGTATGCTCGGTGTTGCGATTCCGGTTGGTGCAGGTATAAAATATGCTTTATCTCCTCGGTGGAATCTCGGACTAGAGGCCGGCGCTCGCAAGACATTTTCGGATAAATTAGATCACTTAGGCGACCAAAACGAGTTTATCGCGAATCCTCATACCAAAGACTGGTATTTCTACAACGGGGTAAGCATATCCTATACATTCTATAAAATCTATTGCCCCGAATAA
- a CDS encoding alpha/beta fold hydrolase, which produces MELQIKEKNGFQYVEEGTGEVLLLLHGLFGALSNWQDVVSDFARDYRVIIPMLPIYEMPLTKAGVPGLVGYVEEFVAEMGLHQPFTLLGNSLGGHVALVYTLHNPQQVQRLVLTGSSGLFEDSMGSSFPKRGNYGFVQQRVAYTFYDPSLATKDLVDEVFNVTNSNIKVLRIINIARSAQRHNLAKDLGRIQVPTLLVWGLNDTITPPIVAHEFHRLIANSELHFLDHCCHAPMMERPEAFNARLRQFLHSTKRQQVVSSVS; this is translated from the coding sequence ATGGAATTGCAGATTAAGGAAAAGAATGGATTTCAGTACGTGGAGGAAGGCACCGGCGAGGTGCTCCTGCTCCTGCACGGCTTGTTTGGCGCCCTGAGCAACTGGCAGGACGTTGTAAGTGATTTCGCGCGCGACTACCGCGTCATCATCCCCATGCTGCCGATTTATGAGATGCCTCTCACCAAGGCTGGCGTGCCTGGCTTGGTGGGATATGTAGAAGAATTTGTGGCCGAGATGGGGCTGCATCAACCTTTTACACTACTTGGTAACTCGTTGGGCGGTCATGTAGCGCTGGTGTATACGCTGCACAATCCGCAGCAGGTGCAGCGTTTGGTGCTGACTGGGAGTAGCGGTTTGTTTGAAGACTCCATGGGTAGCTCCTTTCCGAAACGGGGCAACTACGGCTTCGTGCAGCAGCGGGTGGCTTACACGTTTTACGATCCGTCGTTAGCGACCAAAGACTTAGTAGATGAGGTATTTAACGTTACGAACTCGAACATCAAGGTGCTTCGTATCATTAATATCGCCCGTTCAGCTCAGCGCCATAATTTAGCCAAAGACTTAGGCCGAATTCAGGTGCCAACCCTGCTCGTCTGGGGTTTGAACGACACAATTACACCCCCGATAGTAGCGCATGAGTTTCACCGCCTTATCGCCAACTCCGAGCTGCATTTTCTGGACCACTGTTGTCACGCGCCCATGATGGAGCGCCCCGAAGCGTTCAATGCTCGGCTCCGTCAGTTTCTGCATAGCACTAAGCGCCAGCAGGTCGTTAGTTCCGTATCATAG